The following is a genomic window from Nomascus leucogenys isolate Asia chromosome 25, Asia_NLE_v1, whole genome shotgun sequence.
GCTAAAATGTCATTTATAGGTTAGTGAACACATCCGTCTGAGAATTCCAGAGAAAAACCACAGAATGACGGAAGGGAGAtcagaaacagagaagaaaacgTGCCAGAGCTAACCCAAGTCTGCAGAAAAGCCCCCGCCGTGAGGAATCCCAGCTGGGATGACCTGGTGTGCTCCCTGGGGGCAGTGGCCACAGACTCCTCTGACAATACGACAAAGGGACACACACTGCAGGGCAGGGAAAACACAGAACTTTATTTCAACAGAGTGATTAGGTTCCACCACACAACAGGGACACCATggcattgttttttcatttaataaacacaaatgaataaaaatactttattttgtcAAGAGactgcctctcctccctctcccgaTCTCACAGAAGCCTCCATGCAATTGTGTGCCCCTCCAGGGCCTGCACCCACAGACCCCGTCTACTTGCACAAATGACTCTTCTTTACAGAGAGGGCTCCATCTCATTTGCCTGAGAATACTACTTAGGTACAATACCGCTCCTTTCCCCCATCTCCTTCCAAATACGAGTTCTTGCCCTgcgttccattttctttttttttttttttggagacggagtctcactctgtcgcccaggctagagtgcagtggcgtgatctcagctcactgcaagctccgcctccgggttcacgccattcccgtctcagtctccggagtagctgggactacaggttcccgacaccatacccggctaagtttttgtatttttagtggagacaaggtttcaccattagccaggatggtctcgatctcctgacctcatgatccgcccgcctcagtctcccaaagtgctggggttgcaggcgtgagccacggcacccagcctccAAATTTTGAATGAGTCCCTTGTGAGAAGGAAAAGAATCTGCTGTCCACAGAAGCCCAACGTGGAGCTACTTCAACCAGAAACTGTCACCCATGACACTCTGTGTGGGTTCAGTCACACAGACCACGATCCATtatggaagggagggagaaaaggatcACATCAAATCTACTGTATGCCTCGCAGACCATCCcttatttcaaaaatagaaattccTATTTAAATGCCGCCTGTGTGCAACAGGCCTAATATTTGCTTCTGCATGTGGCAGATCTGTTATTGCTTACACAGTGGCCTCCTGGCCTGTGCTGCTCAGCTGGCCCTGTTAGAGAACATGGGAATCACATCAAAATCCTAAGTCATAAAATAAGGGCTCTGTCCCCAGCCTGGGCCCAGAGGCCCACATGCCCACCTCCACAGCCCAGTCAAGTGTGGGGATAAGGCACTCCTCTGTGCTCTGAGCTACAGTCCCTTCTGACTTTTGAGTTGCAAAGAATGATTTTGTGCTAATAAATTCCCAGTGCATCCAAAATGTACAAAAAccctagaatttccagtttttagattggaaaaaaaaaaatttccgtAGATCCAGAGGAAACTTCCATTGAAACTTTAAAGACCTCACCTGCACCTGCTCTAGTAATGCACTAGTTACTAATATACAAATGTAAATCTTTGATGAGTATGGTTGGGAAAAATCTGTCTGTCCTTGTGATCagcaataaatttcttttttctttttttttcttttttttgagactgagtctcgctctgttgcccaggctggagtgcagtggcaggacctcagctcactgctacctctgcctcccaggttcaagagattctcctgcctcagcctcctgagtagctgaaactacaggcgtgcaccaccacgcccagctaattttttgtaattttagtagacatggggtttcactgtattagccaggatggtctcaatctcctgaccttgtgatctacctgccttggcctcccaaagtgctgggattacaggcatgaaccaccgcgcctggccaatcaGTGATAAATTTCTATCTACCCCATTTCTTATTAATTCACACTTTAAAAAAGCATGTCCTGGAAGTATTTCTAAGTGTGATGGTTTGTAATacataacaaatgaaaaagatgTAATTAGATTATAAGAAAAGCATCTGCCTGTAAAatatgaaggaagaaaggaagtaatgGACTTCTCATGGGGCCCACAGGGAACCAGGAGGGACCCAGAAAGGGTGCCGGGCCCTTCCCCTGTGCTGCAGCTACAGGGCCCCATTTCTTCAGAAGGAGCGTTCTGGGTATTCCATCGTGCCCTGGAAGTCTGGCAGGTACAACCCCCTCAACACTCCAGGGATGGAGGGAATCCACAGGAAGCCATGAACTGCTGGTTTCAGCGGGGAGAGGTAGTGCTGACAGCTCTGATAATCTACCTGAAGCCCTTTGTGAGGAATACTGTAAAACTGCAGTAAGCTGTCAATATTCGACATTAAGTCATCATTTCAGAAGAGAAGCCTGTTTGAAGTGGGAaaggtttggaaaaaaaaagatgctgtggttcttgcaagTCTGCCTTGTTTGGTACCAGCACAGAGTATCACTGTCACTAAGTGCTCGGGGGAGAATGCTGAGCTGCTTGGCGGTGTGTGTGCGCCTGTGCGAGGCCCGGTCTCACAGTCCCAGAGACTTCTGGACGATCTGCTTGGCAATCTTATAGAACTGCTCCCGGTCATCGCGCCACATTTTGGACGCATCCACGTTAGCTCCACTTTCGTCATTGGGCTctgaaagaaaagggaacaccCTCCATGTAAAAGGGATCTTATACATAAGCAGGCTGGCAAGGTCtcccatttatttaaaacactggAGGGGGCTTTCAAGAGCTGTGTCCCAGAAACAAACCAGAACCCGAGAACCGCGTGGGGTCGGTCCCACCTCTAGAGTGCTGGCCACGCAGGTCTCAAAGACAGCCACTCTCATGACTCCTGCGTTCTGAGTATCGGAAGACACCAGGACAAGTTGTCATCTGTCTTGCTGTGAACATGCGACAACCACCTAAGCACAGGCCCACACGGCCTCCCACAGCAGCCccctgggccactgcacttctgGCACCTGGACAAGCTACACGGGGCCCACCTACTGCTTATTTCACCTTTCTCAAGACACTCTGCAGTGTGGCTTCTCTCTCAAAGAGCGCCCTCTCAGCAAAACTGCCCCTCACAGCTCCTACCAAGACAATCCCAAGCAAATGTGCAGCCTAAGACACCAGACCCCAGGATACCTGACCCACCCCCTAGCCAGTGGCACCGGCAGTCACTGCAGAACTGCAGTTAGGAGGCACGGAGGGAGTAGCCAGGGCCTGCCGGAAGGCAGAAACGAGAGAGACCACCAGAACCGGATGACATGTGCTGAAGCAGCAGCTGTGCAGcgtggcggcggcggcgctgcTCAGAATGCACGTGGGGACTGGTTCAGAGCAGAGTTGATGAGGATAAAACCCACAGCTGACATCTGAGGACAGCCTGAGCCACTGCCTCCCTTCCAATCTCCAATCCCCTGGCCTGGCTCCCTCCACTCAGCACATGAAGAGGGTTCTGCCTCAGCCCTCTCAGCATACACACTCGCGTCACAGGCCCTGACGTCACATCCCTCTAGACCCCACTCCACAGCACCCAAGGGCTCTGCAGAGAACAGCTGAGGGGCCTCACTCTGGCATCGACCCCTGGCCCTCTGCTGGGTCTGCTCTTTCCTCTCAGACTCGCCGCCTTCCTTTCCCACACCCTTCCTCCTGCCTGCCCTGGAAGACTCCTCCCTGCTATGCTGTCACCCTCTGCCTCATCCAGAAATGACCCCACATCTTCACTCCCATGTCTGACCCCCTTTTGTGGATGGAGGCCCCTTGTCCCACACACCTCAAACTATTCCCGAAATCCTGCTGTCTCCTGAACCCAGAGCAGCACCTCTGGTAGACAAAGAACCAGGAGTCCCAGAGCCTGTACCTTCAAGGTCTCCCAAACCCACCCCTTCCTCTTAGCCCTGGGACCACTCagcccttctcttttctctccaggCTACTGCAACACCATGAAGTCTCTGTTTGTCTTCCATTACACTACTGGTAACTGCTTCAAGGATGGCCCCTCAAAGGCACAGCTCACAGGACGTCACACCCCCAACTCCAATCCCCAGGGTCTGCTGGGGCtcctctccctgcagccttgGCTCCAGCCAAAATGAGCTGGCAGTGCCCCCATCAAGTCAGCCAcctcctgcctctgggcctcaGCCCAGGCTGCTTCCTTTGCCCCAAAACGTCATTCCCTCCCTCCTACCTCATCAACACCTACCTGTCCTAAACACACCCCAGACAGCCCCACCAGGAAGTGGCCCGAGAGTCCCTGCATGTGTCTGATCTCAGGGTGCATCCCACTGGCCTCTAACTGCTGGTAGGCTTGGACAGTTGCCTAGAATGTAGGAACACAGAGTTGGGGTCTTTGTCACACAAAGCTTTACACCCCCAGTCCAGTGTGTGGCATGTAGCAGGTCCTCAATCAACACCTACTGAGGGAAAAAGACGATCAAGGACCAGAGACCAGTTAACTATGGCCGACAATACAACATACGACACCAGGCTGTGCTAGAAGGTATGCTTACAATTGGAAGAGTGTATGCAGATAACATTAAATGGCAATAGCATGTGTAAACTAACTGCAAACGAGTAAAAGTACATTATAAAGACAGGATGACGCAAGGCAGGAGAACACCTGCAGCCTGGGTGTCCACAGCAGCTCCTGCCAGGAGGCTCAGGCCTTACCTGCCAGCATGCTCACCACCGACAGCAGGATCTTCTCCACGCTCTGCACAGGACTCCACCGCTCCGCGCTGCTCTCGTAGCCCATTGGGTCGTCGCCTGGCGCGTGGAGGATGGAAATGCAGACTCTCCCATCAGGGTAGACTGCAAGGGTCAGAGGCAGCCAGGTGAGCCCAGGAATGGTGCCCAAGGCATCGCCGCGCTTGGGCAGGCTCCACAGATAACGAGAACAAGGATTGCAGACACAGCAACCAAGCTGTTTGCACAGCTGGGGCATAGCCTGGGGCCCTGAGTGTCACGCTTCATGTCTGCAGGAATCCTGGTGGGGCCTGCTCACTCACTGACAGGCTCCAGGCTGACCCAGCCAGTTCTAATCAGCTGTAGTAGTCTAATCCactttcatatgaatttttttcagGCAATACATACAAAAAGAGTAAATGAAAGGTTATCtggcaaatattttatcaaaatatctgATGTGATTAGGATTATGTACAATACTTTTCAGAGCTAGCTCCTTAGATATTTCTAATTCTACCATTAAATCCCTGAACTGGCCTGTGTAAAATATATGTTCACATGGCTACGATAAAGGCAACTGGAATTACTTAAATATCTACAAAAAGAAAGGCACCAGGATTTCTCTTGGTAGCTTACTCtaataataagtaaattatcATCAGTACAACCTGGAATGTAGGTCGGTGTGTCTAAATCAAATCCCTTTCCACCAAATATCATCATTAAAAAGATACACAAGGTctgataaagagaaataaattttcaattCACAGCATGTAATCAGTCCTCTTCTACATATAATTGAGAGGAATTATCAGATGGCTCCGTATATACTCAGATATCCAGTAATCCATCTAGATAGACTCAACTGTAAAATTATAAAGCCATTAAAGTTATAATAATAGaaacagcaattttaaaatacatttatttaactcACCTGAATTAATGAGTTCTGAATTTCATGAAAATTTACAAATGTTAACGGTCATCATTTACCTTCAAACAGTCTTGTCTTTCATACCTGGTCCTATGTGTTTCCACTCATCCATTGTTTCAGTGGTGAACGTTCAGCAGTGAACGCTCTCTACTATCCAGGAACTGAACCACAACTTCTCATTCAAGAAGAGTGGAAGAAACTAGAGGCATATTTGCCCTGGACATCAGGCTGTCCACCTAAGATCCACATCCACAAAATCAGGAAGTTTCCCACTTCTGTGTTGCCTTCTCCAGGAGTTGGTCCCATAGGGTGATACTGCATCCACAGAAGCACCAAAAGCACCTGTGTCCCTGCCACAGCCCCTCCTTCACCAAGTCTCAGCAGTGCCACATCCTAAACCTCTCGTGGATCCACCCACATCTCTTTATCTTTAGTGCCCACATTTAGTTCCCAAGTTGCCGGTGTCTCTACCCTAGACCACTATGGCCGAGGGCCTGCCTGGCTTCCTGCCACCTGTCCTTTGCACTGTACCCAGAGCCAGCCGTCAGAAATCATTCCAGTCATGCCACTCCCTTGGAGTCTTTCAATGGAGTTCCGCCACTCCCAGGAGAAAATATCAAAACCTTCAGTATTGACCAAAAGGCCTGAGGTAGTTTGGCCCCGGCCTTCCTCTCCCGTCACTTCCTGCGctgggcctttgcacatgtgAAGGGCCACTCCTCCCCGAATCACTCAGGTAACTCCTGCTTCACTCCCTACAGATGGTCCATCCAACCACCACCTCTTTAAGGTGCTGCCTGGAACCTCCTGATGTGACTTTGCGTTTTGTTTGTGTGATTCACCTATCAATGTCCATCCCTGTCCTTGGAATATAAGCTCCTGAAGGTCTATTATTATTTGCTCACCACTGTATAGCAGCAACTTTCAGTAAATGTGTTGAATTGCTTTTATTTACTGactgtctaatttttatgataTTGGTAGACCTACAGTtctcaaagataatttttaaaaaatcaaaataatccaattacactaaggcaaaaatttaaaactatattatcTAAGCATTAAAACTAATTACCAgaacattgaaaataataatcagaCAACCTGTAGTACAGTCACATAATGTAATCAGTTTATTGGTCATATTTGTTGCTAATGCCATGTCACAGGTATTGTTCTGAATAATATATGTATCCTCAATACAATCTTAGTATTTTAATTACCTACAATCCTCTTCATAGTTGCGTTTTACAGCTAACCAACTTGAAACTGACTACTTCAATTACTCTTacatatcaattatattttttaactttttattatggagaaTTCCAAAAACACACTCAAGTAGACAGCGTATGATGAACCTCCATGTTATCATCTAACTCGGGCTCATGGCCAGTCTCCCTGAAGAAGGCACGCTTCTGAGCATCTCCTGTGCACACAAGACTGAAGTAGCTTTGAGATAAGAAAAGAAGTACCGAATGGTCTCTCTCAGGCGGCCGCCTACTACCTATGTGTACCAATATCTGCAGTAAATGAGAAGTCCTAAACGAGGGTTAGGACAGCAAGTCTAACAGCAGACGGCATTTCCACCAGGGAAGTggccgggggtgggggggcagtcCTGAAAACCCCTATGGCAAGGATGTAAAAggaatgtaaaaggaaaaaataaaaactacagctGTTCAGGAATTCCAATTCCTACTACTGGACACATTTTCAAGTAAGCTACAGTACAATTCACTTAAATgaccttatttttttcctccttttaaaattaatatatattaattttagggcaaaaaaagatttacaaaaaggaaaaaaaatttcaatccgaaaaaagaatcacttttaacatttttgtgctTACTTTTCCagttatatatttacatgtgaatttatttttcaagaggAAATTATAACAGTCCTACTGCTTTTCCCAGTCAATATAACACAAATATTACTTTGTATCACTGATTCTTATTttagatcattttaaaaatctacatcaCATTCTAACATatatgatatggtctggctgtgtccccacccaaatctcatcttgaattgtagctcccacaattcccacgtcatgggagggacccggtgggaagtactgaatcatggaggcacatctttcccatgctgttctcatgatagtgtataggtctcacgagatctgatggttctgtAAAGGgcaagttcccctgcacacactctcttgcctgctgccactaagatgtgcctttgcttctcctttgccttctgccatgattgtgaggtctccccagccatgtggaactgtgagtccattaaatctctttcctttataaattacccagacttgaatatgtctttattagcagtgtgacaacagactaatacaatatataaCTTAATTTATCCTTGTGTTAAAAACCCAGGTTAAGTCAAAATTTTCACCATTACAAATAACACTATGACAAAGATTAGCATAACCCCTTCTGAGCACACACCAATGTGTAAAACTTCCTCCCCAGTGAAGTAGGTGGCTGGGTCAAGTGGCATCCAGTTTTAGGTGCCTGTTGTCTTTTATCTATATTAAACTGACCTTCAAAATTGAAATCATGTGCTTAATACCACCATGCTTACTTGGCTGAATTTCAAAACATAAGAAGTGTTTTCTAAAGATCTACATCATAGACATATAGAATATACCACATTTCAGGTGGCTGATAATATTATCTCCGTACGTATCCTGGTACCACAAAAACTACTTCCAAAAGCACTTACTGTTGGGATGAAACATCTCACAGGTAAATCTCATCTTTGGGGGACTTAACGGGTAATCAAGTGGGAAACTCAAGATGGCAGGAAAAACGCCAAACTCAAAGCAGGTGTCTTCTGGGCCCCTAGAAGATATAAAATACGTAGACTGAACTTCGAAGTACATTTTTCAACGTCgaacacaattgacaaatgggttaAGAACATTTTTACCACTTTAAAAATGCacatgaggccgggtgcggtggctcacgcctgtaatcccagcactttgggaggccgagacgggcagatcatctgaggtcaggagttcgagaccagcctggccaacatggtgaaaccctgtctctactaaaaatataaaaattcgctgggtgtagtggcacatgcctgtaatcccagctacttgggaggctgaggcaggacaatcatctgagcccgggaggtggaggttgcagtgagccaagatcttgccactgcactcaagcctgggtgacagagcgagactctgtctcaaaaaataagcaaaaataaaaataaataataaaaatgcacacGAAAATATTATCTAAGTAACAATGAATTGGTACTTTTTTCTCAATGGAAAGCAATGTCTCATTCTCCTGTTTCAATCTGGTCTAAATCTTAGGTACAAGTACAAAGACTGAATTCCAGGCAGTTTTCACATTTATAAAGGTTAAGAGTCAAGCAGCAGAACCTCTTGATAAGAAGGGGATCAGAGAAAAGAACTAATGTCAATGCTCTAAGATCTGGGATTTTTTTCTGCAGATGTTGTACAATCACATTTTAGGATAAGGGTATGAATTATGGCACAGGGTATGAATTATGGCACAGGGTATAGCAAGATTCCATTGTATTTCAACAGATGAGGGGCTAAGGGTTGTATTTCAaaggtgatttttaatttttaaacgtGCCCAAGAAGGCATCTTTGCAACCTTCAAGAAGCAGATGAGGAGCACATGTGATCACTGCTGCATGCTCAGTGAAAGGCTAGGCACACAGGTACCACCACTCCAGGCTGCACCTGCAGGCCCACGTGCTGTGCCTCATCCCACTGATGCAACATTGAAGCAACTCCCCGTCAtggacacagacacaggcacGTGAGTCTCCCTGGACCTATACTTTCCTCACGTGTAAATGGAAGAAACAGATGAAACCATTTCAGAAATCCTGCTTAAGGTTTAAAACCCAACAAGTATAAATTAACACTATCTTGACCAACAGTTAAAGGCATGATGGCCCCAGGAGAGGAAGAGTGTCAGCCACCATGTCTGTACCTTCACACCAGAGACAAACTCCTCTTCTCCTACAAATCACATTAATAAAACACACATTCGAGGAGTTCTAAAAGATCTTGCACCATCTTTCTTTGATAAGAAAGCAGGACCGCTGAATGACAGTGACAGACACTGAAACAGTGGAAACTGCATTGGGTGTGACTCATCAGATCAATAAATAAGTCAGTAAATCCGTTCTACTTCTATGAACTGAAAGAAGAAGTCCCTTCATAGACAGCTCTGCTCCTCTAACAATAAAGGCTAAGGCAGAAAGAACAGTTGCGCAGCGGCCAAGGCATGGATGAGCAGAGGACAGTCCACACCAGACCTACTGCCTTCAGAAAGAATCCAGGATATggcacaggaaaaaaataattttaaaaaatatacatttttaatcttcagttaaaaaatagatttcttaaaagtaaaaatttgttttaaaaatcttaaaattatcttGGTTCAGTGAAATTAATAACAAcagatttggaaatatttatctCTACgattaaaggaaaaagacaaaaatcaaaaagaaactgaaggaagAGCTTTAGCTTTCACCTGGAGGCGGCACTCAGGGCTGTCGGCAGCAACAGCAGATGCCAACACGGCTCATGGCCCTGGCGGGGCTGATCTGCGGGCAACAGTCAGAAGAGAACAAAGCAGTGATTGCTTCATGGAGACAAGATTTTTCAATCTAAAAGACAAATTTTGATTCTGAAAACTGTCTTTGCTACCTTTTCGGAAGAAGATAGTGAATATGGCCACTTTGTTTTGGGGAGccggggtgggagtggggggttACTATGTGACAGTCCCCAGGGCCTCAGCATGACCAGCACAGGGAACGCCACCGAGGGCGGAACGAGCATGAGCTCTTGCTACTGGTAAAACAGCCACGCTGGAGAGGGCAGTGTCCGGATGAGTACCCCCCCACCCCGGCCCACACTGGCACCCAGCGCCCGGCAGCCTGGGGACGCCTCAAGCCTAGGTTACTCTGCTCCC
Proteins encoded in this region:
- the UBE2G2 gene encoding ubiquitin-conjugating enzyme E2 G2 isoform X2; amino-acid sequence: MNEENFFEWEALIMGPEDTCFEFGVFPAILSFPLDYPLSPPKMRFTCEMFHPNIYPDGRVCISILHAPGDDPMGYESSAERWSPVQSVEKILLSVVSMLAEPNDESGANVDASKMWRDDREQFYKIAKQIVQKSLGL
- the UBE2G2 gene encoding ubiquitin-conjugating enzyme E2 G2 isoform X1, whose amino-acid sequence is MAGTALKRLMAEYKQLTLNPPEGIVAGPMNEENFFEWEALIMGPEDTCFEFGVFPAILSFPLDYPLSPPKMRFTCEMFHPNIYPDGRVCISILHAPGDDPMGYESSAERWSPVQSVEKILLSVVSMLAEPNDESGANVDASKMWRDDREQFYKIAKQIVQKSLGL
- the UBE2G2 gene encoding ubiquitin-conjugating enzyme E2 G2 isoform X3, which produces MRFTCEMFHPNIYPDGRVCISILHAPGDDPMGYESSAERWSPVQSVEKILLSVVSMLAEPNDESGANVDASKMWRDDREQFYKIAKQIVQKSLGL